The Dethiosulfovibrio peptidovorans DSM 11002 nucleotide sequence ACGTTTTCTTGGCCTTCGGGGCCTTCTTAGTTTTGGGAGCTTCATCCGCCTGCTTAGCTTGGGCGGGCGCTGCGGCGGCCTTAGCGGGTTTTTCATCGGAGACCGCGACCTCCTCAGATGTTTCCCCTTTCTCCACCTCCCAGGGCAGGACCTCGGTCTCGACCACTTCGCTGACGGACATTACCGCATTTTTAACGACGTCCGCCTCGTCCTTGGTTCCTATATACACGATGAAAGAGTGATCGAACTGTTCCTTTTCCAGATCGTCGACGGAGGGATCGCATTTCACGATCTCTCCCATCTCCTCAAGGCGACTTACCACCATATATGCCCTGGCGGCTTTCAGAAGACACTCTTGATCCAGGAGCACTTTAACCTTGTAGACAGCCAGCCCCATCTTGGTAGCGTCTACAAGCCATTCCTTTTCCTGATCAGAAAGCTCCGATTCCTCCGTGCCTTTTTCCACCGAAGAGGGCTCTACGTTTTCCTCCCTCAGCTGGGCTACCAGGGAGGATATATCGGTGTCCTGATCGGTTCCTCCGTCCCTGATCGCATCAACCATGGACTGCATGAGGTCGAGGCTCTGAAAAAGATGGTCTATATCGTCGTCGGTTAGATCTTCGTCGCCGCTTCGGACCTTGGAGAAACGGTCCTCCAACGCATGGGTGAGCTCGGCCATATGCTTAAAACCCATCGTGGCGGACATACCCTTCAGAGTGTGAGCCGTCCTGAATATCTCGTCTATCGTGTCGCGACTGCGACGGTCCTGCTCGACCGCCAATATAAGCTCGTTAAGTTGCTGGAGGTTATCGGTCGCCTCGTCGAGGTAGGCTCCCAGGTACTGGCTCATATCGGTAGACATGTCCTATCATCTCCTCTATCGATTTTCTCTCACGAAGCGGTCCAAGGCCGGCGCTATTTTATGCAACGGCAACTGCTCGTTGACCACGCCTGCTTCCATAGCCGCCCTGGGCATACCGTAGACCACGCAGGTTTCCGGGGATTCTCCAAAAACGTATGCTCCCATGGACGATAGGACCTGAGCTCCATCCGTACCGTCTCTGCCCATTCCGGTAAGGATGACGGCTACTACGTTTCCTCCAAGTATATCGGCCACGCTGAGGAACATCACGTTGGCCGACGGCTTTACCGACAAAACAGGAGGTGCGTCGGACAGACCGATCGAAAGATTGCCGGCTCCTCCCTTCAGAATCATATGATAACCGCCTGGAGCTATGACCGCCAGACCAGGTCTGAGGATCGTGTTCTCCTGTCCCTCGACCACGTTTATACTGGATAGATCGTTAAGTCTGGTCGCAAAGGAAGCGGTAAAACCTCTGGGCATATGCTGAGCCACTATTATGGGAAGCGGAAAATCAGAGGGCAGGGCGGTCAACAAACGTTGAAGCGCCTGAGGACCTCCGGTAGAAGATGCTATACAGACGAGTTTCGGATGCATCCCGGGAACCGGAGGTTTGACGGTGGCCTGACGCTTCAAAGACGACAATGGAGGTGTCGTCTTTTTCAAAAAGGGCTTACCTGGTACGGCAGATCTGGCGAAAGCAGCCCCCAAAACCTTTTGTTTGAGTTCGTCTCCAACGTCCCTCATGTCCAAAGATATGGTGCCGGACGGCTTCGCCACGAAATCTACGGCACCAAGAGCGAGGGCCTGCATGGTGACAGAGGCTCCCTCTCTGGTCAGACTGCTCACCATTATTACCGGCATGGGGAAACGATCCATGATCTCCTTTAGGGTCTCCAGGCCGTTCTTTCTCGGCATCTCCACGTCAAGAGTAACCACGTCGGGGCTGTATCGCTCTATTTTCTCCAGAGCGTCTACACCGTCTCGTGCCTTGGCTATAACGGTTATACCCGGCGTCTCCTCCAAAATATCCCCGAGAATCTTCCTCATGAAAGAGGAATCGTCCACGACCAGGACTTTTATGTTTTTCACCGGATCACCCTCCCCTCGTCAGCGCCCATCCCTCCTGGACGCCAGTTCTTTTTCTCGAATAAAGCGGCCCAAGGATTTCTCCAGAGTAGCAGGAAGAAAATCGAAGGCCAGGGCCAACTCGGTAACGTCATGTTCTTCTATGTATCGTACCACGACTAGCCGACAGGAGAGATAGGATGCCACATCATCTAAAGGCAATTTCAGCATAAATCTGGACATATCTCTGAAGGAAGAGGAACAGTTCCCCTTCAACGAAAGCCTAACGCCACCCAGACTGACATCCTTGGCGACCCCGTCGATCCATCCATGGTGGCTGTCCAGAAAAAAACCGAGAGGAGCTACCTCGACGTTCAGCATACAGGGGACCCTTACGAAGCGACGTCTCTGAAGGTTCTGCACCTCGCCGGAGACCTTCACCACCAACAGGACGATGGCTCCCTCCCTGACTGTGCCCAGGACGGAACCGTTCACTTTATAGACGCTTTTATCGGAGCTCAGAGAAAGCTTAAGCTCCACCCCGCGATACATAGGCAGCAGACCACCTCCGAGGAAAGGATGGGAGAGTTTCCATACGTCCTCATAACCGTCCTCCAAGCGAGATGGATACTGCCCTTTATAGAGCCCGGCAACTATGGATATGTCCACTTTGGAGCCTATCAGTTGAGGATCTTTATCTAAAAGGGTCTTCGCTTCCATGCTCTACCCCCTATCTATCCCGACCGACTCCGAGGCTTCTGGCAAGCTTGAAGAACAGTGACTTAACGCCCCGCCCCGGATCGAAAGATCTATCTTCTCCACCTTCGGACATAAGGGTCCTGGCGATTCTACGGAAACATTCGGACGCATCCGAACGAGGAGCGAATCTTATCAGAGGTTTCCTGGCCCGCACCGAGTCAGACAGTCTGCTATCGGTCAAGACATATCCGGAGTAGCCCAGGTCCACCCTGAGAAACTGACTGGCAGCGAAACGCATACGCCCGGCCACGGATCGGGCTTCCTCCTCGGAGGAGACCATATTGACCAGCACTCGAACGTCCAGTTTTCCAACCGTTCCGAACACCAAGGATTTCAGGAGTCCGTACGCATCCCTTATGGACGTGGGCTCCGGCGTAGTAACAAGTATAACCGTATCGGCAGAAAGAGCGAAGGATATCATGTTTCTGTGGATACCCGCCCCTGTATCGACCACCATGATATCCGCGAAGGACTCCAGCTCAGCCAAGGCGTTTATCAAGGCCGACTGGGCAGATTCATCCAGGTTGGCCAGTTCCTCTATGCCGGTTCCTCCAGGTATCAAGGAGACGCCGTCTCCAACATCGCACAGGATCTCGTCAAGAGACCTCTCCCCCCTTACCAGGTGGATCAGGTTATAAGGAGCCTGGACACCCATAAGGATATCTACGTTGGCCAATCCGAGATCCCCGTCCAGAAGAGCCACATTGTGCCCCATCTCTCCCAGAGCCAGGGCCAGATTGACGGAGATATTGCTCTTTCCGACGCCGCCCTTTCCTCCTACGACAGCTATGGAACGTAGAAAACCGGGCCGTCTGATGTTTTTTTTCTCCTCCGATATGGAAGCGACCATACGCCTCAGGTCGGAGGCTTGGTCGGTCACGGAAGCTTTGCGATCAATCACCGTATCCACCGCCTAATGCCATATTAACGATACGATCCGTAGAGGCCACCTCTATATCGTTGGGGACGTTCTGACCTACGGTCAGAAAAGATATGGGAATATCGAAGTTGAGGGCTATCTCCAGCACCGGTCCCAGAGTAAGGGTCTCGTCCAGCTTCGTAAATATGAGGTGAGATATAGGCATATTCCCCATCCTCTCTATGACGTCGAGCATGTCCCTGTATTTGGAACTGGCTGAGATGACGAGGTGGACGCTCTCGGGAGCGAAAGCCTCGTAAAGCTCCTTGGCCTCGTCCAGCCTGCGAGAGTCCCTCTGGCTTCTCCCGGCAGTGTCAAGCAGAATAAGCTCCACATCCCTCTTCTCCCTGATTCCCTTGAGATCCTGAGGGTCGAAGATCACCTCGACGGGCACGCCAAGAATCTTGGCGTAGGTCCTGAGTTGCTCGACCGCCGCTATACGATAGGTATCGGCGGTAGCAAGGAGGACCTTTCGGTCTTCCCACAGGGAATTGGCCGCCGCCAGCTTGGCTATGGTGGTGGTTTTGCCAACCCCGGTGGGACCTATAAACATCACCCTGGATCCGCCCAGCGCGCTTATGACGTCCCGAAAGGGTGCCCTTATGGATTCCTTCAACCAATCCTTAAAGGATAAATCGTCCAGAGAACCTCTGTAGCGTTCTAGGAGAGCGTCCACGAAGGATTCGGTCATATCTATCTCCAGCAACATATGACGCCAACGCTCCCGACAATCGTCCATGGATGAAGGCGCCAATCTCGGCTCAGGAGGCTTCTCTGTCCCACCGTCGGACACGGAAGCCCTATCCAGCCGTTCAAGTACGGAGGATAATGTACGCTGAATTCTCTCCACGTCATCGGAGAGATTTTTGTTATCCCTTTCCTCTACGGAATTAGGACCCTTTCCATAGGCCTGGGCGACCTTCTCTCTAGAGACGGAAGGACGGGAGGCTGTGGCCACAGGCGAAGACAGTTCAACCCTGTCCTCCCTTTCTCCGACGGGAGTGTCGTCTGTCTCCTTTTTGCCAGACGATCTTCCTTCCGAAGGAACGACAGGAAAACTGTCCCTTTTCCCCTCCAGCAGCTGCTGAAAGGCCCGAACCCTATCTCCTATAGGCTCTTCCTTCTTTTTGGGCTCGTCTTCCTCCAGGATACCTGCCGTCACGACCAGGGCGGGCTTTCCGAACAACCCCAGGAAGCCCCCCTTGTTGACCGGGCGGGTAGAAAGCACCACAGCATCTCTGCCCAGTCGATCGGCAGCGATCCTGATGGCCTCGGCATCGTCTTTAGCCTCAAAGGTGATCTGTTGGACAACCCTCATTCTCTACTCCACCATCCCCAACGACTTGATATCTATACCATGGCTTATTTCATTATAAGACACCACGAACAGACCGGGCAACGAGGATTCCAGAACTCGACGGACAACAAGCCTGACGTCGGGACTCACAAGCAGGATGGGAGAGAATCCCTGAAGCATGGCCTCCTCGGACTTGGCCGACACGGAGGTAATCAGCTTGGAAATCTCCCTGGAATCCATGTTGAGACGCCATCCCTTGGCAAGATCGCCCTCCAAGGCGTCCCTTATCTTCTGTTCCCAGGTAGGGGAAAGGGTGGACACGGTTATGACGTCGTTCTCCTTGAGCCTCAAAGAGATTATACGGGCCAGGCTCTCCCTCACCCTCTCGGTAAGATAGTCCACCGAGGTAGAGAGCCTTCCGTAATCGGTCAAGGTCTCGAAAATGGTCACCAGATCCCTGATAGGGATATGCTCCGCAACCAGGTTCTGAAGGACTTTCTGGATGTCCCCAAGGCCGAGAACGCTGAGCATTTCCTCGATAACGGCGGAATTGCTCTCCTTGACCATGTCGGTAAGTTTCTGGACCTCCTGTCTGGTTATGAGATCGGCACCGTGAGACTTTATGACCTCCGACAGATGGGTGGCCAGCACGGAAGGAGCGTCCACGACGGTGTAGCCGCTGGCCTCCGCTTTGTCCCGAAGCTCCGGAGATATCCAGAGGGCCGGAAGACCAAAGGCGGGCTCTGTGGTGGGAACACCTACGACCTCCTCAGTGACGTTTCCAGTGTCCATGGCGAGATAGTGTTCCGGCATGAGATCTCCCTGACCCTCCAGAGCTCCCTTGACCCTTATGAGATACTCTGAGGGTTTCAGCTGAATGTTGTCCCTTATCCTGATGGACGGGACCACCAGCCCCATGTCCATGGCCATCTGCTTCCTTATGGTACTGATACGGTCCAGCATGTCCCCTCCCTGAGCGGGATCGACAAGAGGGATCACCGCATAGCCTATCTCCATTTCCATGGGGTCCACTGCCAGAAGTTTCATGACATCTTCCGGGGAGGTGGGAGTCTGAGAGGTCGGGTGGTCTCCCTCTCCTCCTGCAGGAGAGGCTCCCTTGCCCTTCCCCCCCACCCCGGGCTCGCCGGACAGACCTTCCTGGGTCTTAGCTTCTCGGTAGACCCCATAGGCCATGAATCCAAGGAACACCCCGAGGAACATGAAGGGGAAAGTAGGAAGACCTGGCACCATGGCGAAGGCAAATAGCAGGGCGGTACCTATCATCAGAGGTCTGGGATATCTTATAAAGGACGAGAACACGTCCCGACCAAGGTTCGAGTCACCGGCGGCTCTGGTGACGATTATGCCGGTAGCGGTGGAAAATAGCAGAGCCGGTATCTGAGACACCAACCCGTCTCCAACCGTTAGGAGACTGTAGACACCTGCCGCCTGACCGAGGGACAATCCGCGCTGAAACACACCGATGGCCAGCCCCCCGAGAATGTTTATTATGGTTATGATCAGACCGGCGATGGCATCTCCTTTGACGAACTTGGAGGCACCGTCCATCGATCCGTAGAAATCCGCCTCCCTCTGGATATCCCTTCGTCTTTCCTTTGCGCCAAGTTCGTCTATCAAACCGGCGTTTAGGTCGGCGTCTATGGCCATCTGTTTTCCCGGCATGGCGTCCAGTGTAAACCTGGCTGCGACCTCGGCGACTCGTTCAGCCCCCTTAGTTATGACGAGAAACTGAATTATGACCAATATTAGGAAGACCACCGCTCCGACGACGTAGTTTCCTCCGACAACGAAATTGCCGAAAGAGGAGATAATGTTCCCCGCGTTACCTCTAAGCAATATCAACCGGGTGGTGGATACGTTCAGTGCCAACCGGAAAAGGGTTACTATTAGCAAGATGGAAGGAAACGACGATATCTCGAGAGCTCTGTTGACGTAGAAGGTCACCAGAAGGACCACCACGCCGAAGGTTATGTTCAGGGTCAGGAGGATATCCAACAGCCAGGTGGGCAGAGGTATGATCATCATGACCACGACCAAAACCATCAGGGCCGCCACGCCTACATCTGCAAAGCGAAGCATCCTCTCTACCATAGTCATCCGTTCCTCTGCCATACTCACGCATCCTCTCGTTTTGCATCAGATGATGAATTCGATATTCCAGAACTTTACCAGAAACCAAGGGACCCTTCCAGAGAACTAAGACCTCTTTTTACCGATCCCATAGACGAAGGCCAGTACCTCCGCCACAGATTTGTACAGCGTCTCGGGGATGGATTCGCCGACCTCCACGGAATCGTGGAGAGCCCAGGCCAGAGGCTTGTTTTCCACCACCGGCACGTCGTTTTCCTCGGCGATCTCTCTGATTCTCCGCGCCAGTAACCCTTTTCCCTTGGCCAGAACCACCGGAGCGTCCATCTTTTCTCTATCGTATTGAAGGGCTATGGCCAATGTCGTCGGGTTGGTTATGACCACGTCCGCCTGAGGAACGTCGGCCATCATCCTCTGCTTAGCCATCTCCCTCTGTTTCTGGCGGATCTTCTGTTTGATCTGAGGATCCCCTTCCATCTGTTTGTATTCTTCTTTTATCTCCTGTTTGCTCATCTTTATGTTCTTCTCGAACTCCCATTTTTGGTAGGACCAGTCGAAGATCGCTATGACCAAAAGCAAAAAGGTCATCTTTACGCACAACAGCCATATTCGCCACAGCAAGAGGGACACGGCAGGACCGATGGGGTATCTTACGGCCATCACCATATCGGCGAGATCCCCTCTCAGAGCGGAATAGAGAACTATAGCCAGTATAAGGGCCTTGAGGATCCCCTTTACCATCTCTACCAAGGACCTTAGGGATATGACCTTCTTGAGCCCCGATATAGGGTTGAACCTGTTCATCTTAGGGATCAGCGGCTTAGATGTCATAACGAAGCCGACCTGAGCCACAGAGACGAAAAAGGCGGCGAGAAAACAGCCCACCACCATAGGGACTATGGCCAGACCGTAGGCCGATATGGACCTCATCGTCAGAGAGTGGAACCACCCGGTCCGCCCCAAGGTTCCATCTCCGATAAAGAACAAGCACTCCCGGATAAAGGACAGTATAACGTCGAAGATCCACCCTCCGAACAGAATTACGGCTATTAAACCGGCTATTATGACAGCAGAGGCCCCCAGGTCCTGGCTCTTGGCGACTCGCCCCTCCTCCCGTTCCTTACGCCTCTTTCTGGGAGTGGCAGGTTCGGTCTTCTCTTCGGCGAAAAACTGGAGCCGAAACGATTTAAATATTAACGCCATACCGCCAGACTTCCCAAAGCCGCTCGAAGGTAGGGCTCTATCTGATCGTGCATTATGTCCACCGTCATGGGCAGGACGACCATGAGCAGAAAAAGTCCCAGACCTATTTTCAGGGGCAAGCCCAATATGAAGACGTTCATCTGGGGAACGGTACGAGCCAGGAAACCAAGACCGATATCCGCCAGAAGCAGAGCCCCGTAAAACGGGATGGCAAACTTGAATGCCATGACGAAGAGCTTTCCGAGCCATTCCGCCAACCCCAGATCGGACGACACGGCCAGCCCCATCTCTCCGAGGGGTAAAA carries:
- a CDS encoding protein-glutamate methylesterase/protein-glutamine glutaminase → MKNIKVLVVDDSSFMRKILGDILEETPGITVIAKARDGVDALEKIERYSPDVVTLDVEMPRKNGLETLKEIMDRFPMPVIMVSSLTREGASVTMQALALGAVDFVAKPSGTISLDMRDVGDELKQKVLGAAFARSAVPGKPFLKKTTPPLSSLKRQATVKPPVPGMHPKLVCIASSTGGPQALQRLLTALPSDFPLPIIVAQHMPRGFTASFATRLNDLSSINVVEGQENTILRPGLAVIAPGGYHMILKGGAGNLSIGLSDAPPVLSVKPSANVMFLSVADILGGNVVAVILTGMGRDGTDGAQVLSSMGAYVFGESPETCVVYGMPRAAMEAGVVNEQLPLHKIAPALDRFVRENR
- a CDS encoding flagellar brake protein gives rise to the protein MEAKTLLDKDPQLIGSKVDISIVAGLYKGQYPSRLEDGYEDVWKLSHPFLGGGLLPMYRGVELKLSLSSDKSVYKVNGSVLGTVREGAIVLLVVKVSGEVQNLQRRRFVRVPCMLNVEVAPLGFFLDSHHGWIDGVAKDVSLGGVRLSLKGNCSSSFRDMSRFMLKLPLDDVASYLSCRLVVVRYIEEHDVTELALAFDFLPATLEKSLGRFIREKELASRRDGR
- a CDS encoding MinD/ParA family protein translates to MIDRKASVTDQASDLRRMVASISEEKKNIRRPGFLRSIAVVGGKGGVGKSNISVNLALALGEMGHNVALLDGDLGLANVDILMGVQAPYNLIHLVRGERSLDEILCDVGDGVSLIPGGTGIEELANLDESAQSALINALAELESFADIMVVDTGAGIHRNMISFALSADTVILVTTPEPTSIRDAYGLLKSLVFGTVGKLDVRVLVNMVSSEEEARSVAGRMRFAASQFLRVDLGYSGYVLTDSRLSDSVRARKPLIRFAPRSDASECFRRIARTLMSEGGEDRSFDPGRGVKSLFFKLARSLGVGRDR
- the flhF gene encoding flagellar biosynthesis protein FlhF yields the protein MRVVQQITFEAKDDAEAIRIAADRLGRDAVVLSTRPVNKGGFLGLFGKPALVVTAGILEEDEPKKKEEPIGDRVRAFQQLLEGKRDSFPVVPSEGRSSGKKETDDTPVGEREDRVELSSPVATASRPSVSREKVAQAYGKGPNSVEERDNKNLSDDVERIQRTLSSVLERLDRASVSDGGTEKPPEPRLAPSSMDDCRERWRHMLLEIDMTESFVDALLERYRGSLDDLSFKDWLKESIRAPFRDVISALGGSRVMFIGPTGVGKTTTIAKLAAANSLWEDRKVLLATADTYRIAAVEQLRTYAKILGVPVEVIFDPQDLKGIREKRDVELILLDTAGRSQRDSRRLDEAKELYEAFAPESVHLVISASSKYRDMLDVIERMGNMPISHLIFTKLDETLTLGPVLEIALNFDIPISFLTVGQNVPNDIEVASTDRIVNMALGGGYGD
- the flhA gene encoding flagellar biosynthesis protein FlhA, which gives rise to MAEERMTMVERMLRFADVGVAALMVLVVVMMIIPLPTWLLDILLTLNITFGVVVLLVTFYVNRALEISSFPSILLIVTLFRLALNVSTTRLILLRGNAGNIISSFGNFVVGGNYVVGAVVFLILVIIQFLVITKGAERVAEVAARFTLDAMPGKQMAIDADLNAGLIDELGAKERRRDIQREADFYGSMDGASKFVKGDAIAGLIITIINILGGLAIGVFQRGLSLGQAAGVYSLLTVGDGLVSQIPALLFSTATGIIVTRAAGDSNLGRDVFSSFIRYPRPLMIGTALLFAFAMVPGLPTFPFMFLGVFLGFMAYGVYREAKTQEGLSGEPGVGGKGKGASPAGGEGDHPTSQTPTSPEDVMKLLAVDPMEMEIGYAVIPLVDPAQGGDMLDRISTIRKQMAMDMGLVVPSIRIRDNIQLKPSEYLIRVKGALEGQGDLMPEHYLAMDTGNVTEEVVGVPTTEPAFGLPALWISPELRDKAEASGYTVVDAPSVLATHLSEVIKSHGADLITRQEVQKLTDMVKESNSAVIEEMLSVLGLGDIQKVLQNLVAEHIPIRDLVTIFETLTDYGRLSTSVDYLTERVRESLARIISLRLKENDVITVSTLSPTWEQKIRDALEGDLAKGWRLNMDSREISKLITSVSAKSEEAMLQGFSPILLVSPDVRLVVRRVLESSLPGLFVVSYNEISHGIDIKSLGMVE
- the flhB gene encoding flagellar biosynthesis protein FlhB, with the protein product MALIFKSFRLQFFAEEKTEPATPRKRRKEREEGRVAKSQDLGASAVIIAGLIAVILFGGWIFDVILSFIRECLFFIGDGTLGRTGWFHSLTMRSISAYGLAIVPMVVGCFLAAFFVSVAQVGFVMTSKPLIPKMNRFNPISGLKKVISLRSLVEMVKGILKALILAIVLYSALRGDLADMVMAVRYPIGPAVSLLLWRIWLLCVKMTFLLLVIAIFDWSYQKWEFEKNIKMSKQEIKEEYKQMEGDPQIKQKIRQKQREMAKQRMMADVPQADVVITNPTTLAIALQYDREKMDAPVVLAKGKGLLARRIREIAEENDVPVVENKPLAWALHDSVEVGESIPETLYKSVAEVLAFVYGIGKKRS